A region from the Actinoplanes sp. OR16 genome encodes:
- a CDS encoding GNAT family N-acetyltransferase, translating into MRIVEMTDAHAGPVLEIYRLGIEGGDATFEEAVPEWAAFSASRLPDHRFVAVSPDDVVLGWAACSRVSERCVYAGVVEHSVYVHPSAAGRGIGKALLRQLIASTEAAGVWTIQSGVFPENAASLALHAACGFRVVGTRSRVGRHHGVWRDVVLLERRSPVVG; encoded by the coding sequence ATGCGGATCGTGGAGATGACCGACGCCCATGCCGGGCCGGTGCTGGAGATCTACCGGCTCGGGATCGAGGGTGGTGACGCGACGTTCGAGGAGGCGGTCCCGGAGTGGGCCGCCTTTTCGGCGTCACGCCTTCCCGATCACCGTTTCGTGGCGGTCTCCCCGGACGACGTGGTTCTCGGATGGGCCGCCTGCAGCCGGGTGTCGGAACGCTGCGTCTATGCCGGCGTGGTCGAGCACTCGGTCTACGTGCATCCGTCCGCTGCCGGTCGCGGGATCGGGAAGGCGCTGCTCAGGCAGCTGATCGCGTCGACCGAGGCGGCAGGGGTGTGGACGATCCAGTCCGGTGTGTTCCCGGAGAACGCGGCCAGTCTCGCGCTGCACGCGGCCTGCGGGTTCCGGGTGGTGGGGACGCGGTCGCGGGTCGGCAGGCACCACGGCGTCTGGCGTGATGTGGTGCTGCTGGAGCGTCGCAGCCCGGTCGTCGGCTGA
- a CDS encoding helix-turn-helix domain-containing protein: MGVQDFLLSRRARISPEQAGLPRHGERRVAGLRREEVAALAGISVEYYTRLERGATQGYSAEVLDAVARALQLDGTERQHLFDLVQGGPREDPPPLLRPELLRLLDAMTGIPAYVGNRRLDVVAANAPGRALFGPLFDSPHQPVNQARFLFRDERAPVFFPEWELLAHDAVAVLRAASGRHAADERLAALVAELTAASPAFHELWSRYDLRHRRTGRKRFAHPVAGPLTVDFESMALVSHPGLRLSAGTAAPESAEALQSLVNWSYA, from the coding sequence GTGGGCGTTCAGGACTTCCTGCTGTCGAGGCGGGCGCGGATCTCGCCGGAGCAGGCGGGTCTTCCCCGGCACGGCGAGCGGCGGGTCGCCGGGCTGCGCCGCGAGGAGGTGGCGGCGCTCGCCGGGATCAGCGTCGAGTACTACACGCGGCTGGAACGCGGCGCCACCCAGGGCTACTCGGCCGAGGTGCTGGACGCCGTCGCGCGGGCCCTCCAGCTCGACGGGACCGAGCGCCAGCACCTCTTCGACCTGGTCCAGGGCGGACCGCGGGAGGATCCTCCGCCACTGCTGCGGCCGGAGCTGCTGCGCCTGCTCGACGCCATGACGGGCATTCCCGCGTACGTCGGGAACCGCCGCCTCGACGTCGTCGCCGCCAACGCGCCCGGCCGCGCGCTGTTCGGGCCGCTCTTCGACAGCCCGCACCAGCCGGTCAACCAGGCCCGGTTCCTCTTCCGCGACGAGCGTGCCCCGGTGTTCTTCCCGGAGTGGGAGCTGCTCGCCCACGACGCCGTCGCGGTGCTGCGGGCCGCGTCCGGGCGTCATGCCGCGGACGAGCGGCTGGCCGCGCTGGTGGCTGAGCTCACCGCGGCCAGTCCGGCCTTTCACGAGCTGTGGAGCCGGTACGACCTCCGTCACCGGCGAACCGGCCGCAAGCGATTCGCGCATCCCGTGGCGGGACCGCTGACCGTCGACTTCGAGTCGATGGCGCTGGTCTCGCACCCCGGGCTGCGGCTGTCGGCCGGCACGGCGGCGCCGGAGTCCGCTGAGGCCCTGCAATCCCTGGTGAACTGGAGTTACGCATGA
- a CDS encoding DUF3040 domain-containing protein: MLEEKDRRALEDIEQRLAAGDPAFVRRMSEPPRRPFPTLSVLCVAVFLVMPFVGLFLGPTAALIVADLAAVTVVVVLVLRHRRDKL; the protein is encoded by the coding sequence ATGCTGGAGGAGAAGGACCGGCGCGCCCTCGAGGACATCGAGCAGCGGCTGGCAGCCGGCGACCCGGCGTTCGTTCGGCGCATGAGCGAGCCGCCCCGCCGTCCGTTCCCGACTCTGTCGGTGCTCTGCGTCGCCGTGTTCCTGGTGATGCCGTTCGTCGGCCTGTTCCTCGGCCCGACGGCGGCCCTGATCGTCGCCGACCTGGCCGCCGTCACCGTCGTGGTGGTGCTGGTCCTACGGCACCGCAGAGACAAACTCTGA
- the ctaD gene encoding cytochrome c oxidase subunit I, protein MTTVAPRPTVTRPHSLRRQVKGSALTRILRTTDAKQIGIMYLITSVIFYMVGGLMALLMRAELARPGMQFLSPEQFNQLFTMHGTAMLLFFATPIVFAYGNYVVPIQIGAPDVAFPRLNAFAYWLYLFGTLTAMSGFLMPGGAADFGWFAYSPLSDSLHSPGIGGNAWVVGLAISGLGTILGSVNLITTILTLRAPGMTMFRMPIMCWNMLVTALLAVMVFPFLAAALFALAADRVLGAHVFDSATGGPMLWQHLFWFFGHPEVYIIALPFFGIITEVIPVFSRKPVFGYKGLVAATLLIGALSMSVWAHHMFATGQVLLPFFSFLSFMIAVPTGMKFFVWIGTMWRGQISFESPMLFAVGFMVTFLFGGLSGVLLAAPPIDFHVSDSYFVIAHFHYVLFGTIVFAVFAGIYFWFPKMYGRFLDERLAKLHFWLTFIGFHATFLVQHWLGTQGMPRRYADYLPTDGFTFLNTFSSIGSFVLGIATLPFVYNVWKSYKVGVVVTANDPWGHGNSLEWSTTTPPPLRNFNHMPRIRSERPAFDEKFPHLAAGEQSLAGPPEGGARPLRKESDGGATYKEDLSNDK, encoded by the coding sequence ATGACCACCGTCGCCCCCAGGCCGACAGTCACCCGGCCCCACTCGCTCCGCCGGCAGGTGAAGGGTTCGGCGCTGACCCGGATCCTGCGCACCACCGACGCGAAGCAGATCGGGATCATGTACTTGATCACGTCGGTGATCTTCTACATGGTCGGCGGCCTGATGGCCCTGCTCATGCGCGCCGAACTGGCCCGCCCCGGCATGCAGTTCCTCTCGCCGGAACAGTTCAACCAGCTGTTCACCATGCACGGCACGGCGATGCTGCTGTTCTTCGCGACGCCGATCGTGTTCGCGTACGGCAACTACGTGGTGCCGATCCAGATCGGCGCGCCCGACGTGGCGTTCCCCCGGCTGAACGCGTTCGCGTACTGGCTCTACCTGTTCGGCACGCTGACGGCGATGAGCGGCTTCCTCATGCCGGGCGGCGCCGCCGACTTCGGCTGGTTCGCGTACTCCCCGCTGAGCGACTCGCTGCACTCCCCCGGCATCGGCGGCAACGCCTGGGTCGTCGGCCTCGCGATCTCCGGTCTGGGCACGATCCTCGGCTCGGTCAACCTGATCACCACGATCCTGACGCTGCGGGCGCCCGGCATGACGATGTTCCGGATGCCGATCATGTGCTGGAACATGCTGGTCACCGCGCTGCTCGCGGTCATGGTCTTCCCGTTCCTGGCAGCCGCGCTCTTCGCGCTCGCCGCCGACCGGGTCCTCGGCGCCCACGTCTTCGACTCGGCGACCGGCGGGCCGATGCTCTGGCAGCACCTCTTCTGGTTCTTCGGCCACCCCGAGGTGTACATCATCGCGCTGCCGTTCTTCGGCATCATCACCGAGGTCATCCCGGTCTTCAGCCGCAAGCCGGTCTTCGGCTACAAGGGCCTGGTCGCCGCCACGCTGCTGATCGGCGCGCTGTCGATGAGCGTCTGGGCGCACCACATGTTCGCCACCGGCCAGGTGCTGCTGCCGTTCTTCAGCTTCCTCAGCTTCATGATCGCCGTACCGACCGGCATGAAGTTCTTCGTCTGGATCGGCACGATGTGGCGCGGCCAGATCAGCTTCGAGTCGCCGATGCTCTTCGCCGTCGGCTTCATGGTGACGTTCCTCTTCGGCGGGCTCTCCGGCGTCCTGCTGGCCGCCCCGCCGATCGACTTCCACGTCTCCGACTCGTACTTCGTGATCGCGCACTTCCACTACGTGCTCTTCGGCACCATCGTGTTCGCCGTCTTCGCGGGCATCTACTTCTGGTTCCCCAAGATGTACGGCCGCTTCCTCGACGAGCGCCTCGCCAAGCTGCACTTCTGGCTCACGTTCATCGGCTTCCACGCGACGTTCCTGGTGCAGCACTGGCTCGGGACCCAGGGCATGCCCCGCCGGTACGCCGACTACCTGCCGACCGACGGCTTCACCTTCCTCAACACGTTCTCGTCGATCGGCTCGTTCGTGCTGGGCATCGCCACGCTGCCGTTCGTCTACAACGTGTGGAAGTCGTACAAGGTCGGCGTCGTCGTCACCGCCAACGACCCGTGGGGCCACGGCAACTCGCTGGAATGGTCGACCACCACTCCCCCGCCGCTGCGCAACTTCAACCACATGCCGCGGATCCGCTCCGAGCGACCCGCCTTCGACGAGAAGTTCCCGCACCTGGCCGCCGGTGAGCAGTCCCTGGCCGGGCCGCCGGAGGGTGGGGCGCGACCGCTGCGCAAGGAGTCGGACGGCGGCGCCACCTATAAAGAGGACCTCAGCAACGACAAGTGA
- a CDS encoding tannase/feruloyl esterase family alpha/beta hydrolase, whose product MKRRLLLIAAAIVPLSAAAIAPMAADAVTSTGAGIPRASTCEVFTVSAPPGATVEEVTATANPGGTVTFPANPVLGTPDPVTGVPAFCDITVKLTHPGAGDHVTVKVSLPSDKADWSGRLQAVGGSAYLAGNLNGNETVTAVKNGYVATVTDAGVGQNPLDTSWALQPEGKELLTDFASRSLHDMTVVAKDVTKRFYGKPVTYSYWNGCSTGGRQGYAEAQRYPDDYDGILANAPAINWDRFAVGTLWPAVVFHEEKVAPSACEIAAFNDAAVKACDTIDGVKDGIIDDPQDCTWNPRKLVGTTVVCDGKTLTITKAEADAIRKIWAGPVSPSGKRLWYGPNKGADIASYLANPAQPFFVADLWTKFFVTGDPAFDTKSLTYGAYAELFAASQRRFHRVIGTDDPDLRAFRDAGGKLLTWQGQNDQLVPTQGTVDYRERVERRLGGNAKVNDFYRLFLLPGVDHCQGGTGPQAVDPLNALVTWVEKGRAPATLATATAGGVTRNACPFPRVARYAGHGDVTKAANFRCA is encoded by the coding sequence ATGAAACGACGACTGCTTCTGATCGCCGCCGCGATCGTTCCCCTGTCAGCCGCCGCGATCGCGCCGATGGCCGCCGACGCCGTCACGAGCACCGGCGCCGGCATACCCCGGGCGAGCACCTGCGAGGTCTTCACCGTCAGCGCGCCGCCGGGCGCGACCGTGGAAGAGGTGACCGCGACGGCCAACCCCGGCGGCACCGTCACCTTCCCCGCCAACCCGGTCCTCGGCACCCCGGACCCGGTCACCGGCGTCCCCGCCTTCTGCGACATCACCGTGAAGCTCACCCACCCCGGCGCCGGCGACCACGTGACGGTGAAGGTGTCACTGCCGAGCGACAAGGCCGACTGGTCCGGGCGGCTGCAGGCGGTGGGTGGCAGCGCCTACCTGGCCGGCAACCTGAACGGCAACGAGACCGTCACGGCCGTGAAGAACGGGTACGTCGCCACCGTCACCGACGCCGGAGTCGGCCAGAACCCGCTCGACACCAGTTGGGCGCTGCAGCCCGAGGGCAAGGAACTGCTGACCGATTTCGCCTCCCGCTCGCTGCACGACATGACCGTGGTCGCGAAGGACGTGACGAAGCGGTTCTACGGGAAGCCGGTCACCTACTCCTACTGGAACGGCTGCTCCACCGGCGGCCGCCAGGGGTACGCCGAGGCGCAGAGGTACCCGGACGACTACGACGGCATCCTCGCGAACGCCCCGGCGATCAACTGGGACCGGTTCGCGGTCGGCACGCTCTGGCCGGCGGTGGTCTTCCACGAGGAGAAGGTCGCGCCGAGCGCCTGCGAGATCGCCGCGTTCAACGACGCCGCGGTGAAGGCCTGCGACACGATCGACGGCGTCAAGGACGGCATCATCGACGACCCGCAGGACTGCACGTGGAACCCGCGGAAGCTGGTCGGCACCACGGTGGTCTGCGACGGCAAGACGCTGACCATCACGAAGGCCGAGGCCGACGCCATCCGCAAGATCTGGGCGGGACCGGTGTCGCCGAGCGGCAAGCGGCTGTGGTACGGCCCGAACAAGGGCGCTGACATCGCCTCCTACCTGGCGAACCCGGCACAGCCCTTCTTCGTCGCCGACCTGTGGACCAAGTTCTTCGTCACCGGTGACCCGGCCTTCGACACGAAGAGCCTGACCTACGGCGCCTACGCCGAGCTCTTCGCCGCCTCCCAGCGGAGGTTCCACCGCGTCATCGGCACCGACGACCCGGACCTGCGCGCCTTCCGGGACGCCGGCGGCAAGCTGCTCACCTGGCAGGGCCAGAACGACCAGCTCGTCCCCACGCAGGGCACCGTCGATTACCGCGAGCGGGTGGAGCGCCGGCTCGGCGGCAACGCGAAGGTCAACGACTTCTACCGCCTCTTCCTGCTCCCCGGCGTCGACCACTGCCAGGGCGGCACCGGACCGCAGGCCGTCGACCCGCTGAACGCCCTGGTCACCTGGGTGGAGAAGGGCCGGGCGCCGGCCACCCTGGCGACCGCCACGGCCGGCGGGGTGACCCGGAACGCCTGCCCCTTCCCGAGGGTCGCGCGGTACGCCGGGCACGGTGACGTGACGAAGGCAGCGAACTTCCGCTGCGCCTGA
- a CDS encoding cysteine hydrolase family protein, translating into MTRSALLVMDVQPAVVARYPDPEYLPRLRTAVDAARARRMPVVFVVVGFRPGAPEVDPANRMFGGLAGRDIPAQAHDVHAELAPEKGEAVVVKRRVSAFAGSDLDMLLRAQRVDHLVLAGIATSGVVLSTVRQAADRDYRLTVLADGCLDDDPLVHDVLVERIFPAQADVITISEFVSAVP; encoded by the coding sequence ATGACCCGTTCGGCACTGCTCGTGATGGACGTCCAGCCGGCCGTCGTGGCCCGCTACCCGGACCCGGAGTACCTGCCCCGGCTGCGGACGGCCGTCGACGCCGCCCGCGCACGGCGGATGCCGGTCGTCTTCGTCGTGGTCGGGTTCCGGCCGGGCGCCCCGGAGGTCGACCCCGCCAACCGGATGTTCGGCGGTCTCGCCGGACGGGACATCCCCGCACAGGCTCACGACGTACACGCGGAATTGGCTCCTGAGAAGGGCGAGGCCGTGGTGGTGAAGCGCCGGGTGTCGGCCTTCGCCGGCAGCGACCTGGACATGCTGCTGCGCGCGCAGCGCGTCGACCACCTGGTGCTCGCCGGGATCGCCACGAGCGGCGTGGTGCTGTCGACGGTGCGGCAGGCGGCCGATCGGGACTACCGCCTCACCGTGCTGGCCGACGGCTGCCTCGACGACGACCCGCTCGTGCACGACGTGCTGGTCGAGCGGATCTTCCCGGCGCAGGCGGACGTCATCACGATCTCAGAGTTTGTCTCTGCGGTGCCGTAG
- a CDS encoding methyl-accepting chemotaxis protein — MRWLADRRVGTKIMFSVLVVAFLGVADGLFAMSSLGATNDQVKAGYQHSLELETIGNLRAAVNRSWLAVSDDLLATDAGARATAAKALTAAEADVEDYADEFQAYPISVESSTAITAFHTAWSAYHDVVGDTLLPLAENGTRAQVNRVRTEQIAPLMTEVRAQLTALADETVRGTAAQEESAEGLYQSTKWRVAIMLSLSALIGVLLAVATSRMIVRPLSRCVAVLNRIRDGDLTARAGVGSRDEVGQMAGALNHTAAAMAQMVGKVHSSADVLASASEELSAVSGELSVSAEETSAQVSTVSASAGRVSEGVQAVSAGADEMGVSIREIANSANEAAGVAAEAARTAENTNRSVSRLGEASTQISTVVALITSIAEQTNLLALNATIEAARAGEQGKGFAVVASEVKDLAQETARATSEITAQVASIQTEAEGAVHAIGQIAQVIGTINDYATTIAAAVEEQTATTAEIARSVGQAAEGSTAIAGTIAGVAQAAQQVTAGASETRTTAAELARTAADLQATVSAYRT; from the coding sequence ATGAGGTGGCTGGCCGATCGCCGCGTCGGCACGAAGATCATGTTTTCGGTGCTCGTCGTCGCGTTCCTCGGCGTCGCCGACGGTCTCTTCGCGATGTCCAGTCTCGGCGCGACGAACGACCAGGTGAAGGCCGGGTACCAGCACAGCCTGGAACTGGAGACGATCGGCAACCTGCGGGCCGCGGTGAACCGCTCCTGGCTCGCGGTCTCCGACGACCTGCTCGCCACCGACGCCGGCGCCCGCGCGACGGCGGCGAAGGCGCTCACCGCGGCGGAGGCGGACGTCGAGGACTACGCCGACGAGTTCCAGGCCTACCCGATCAGCGTGGAGTCGAGCACGGCGATCACGGCGTTCCACACCGCGTGGTCGGCGTACCACGACGTCGTCGGCGACACCCTGCTGCCCCTCGCGGAGAACGGCACCCGTGCCCAGGTGAACCGGGTGCGTACCGAGCAGATCGCCCCGCTGATGACCGAGGTGCGCGCCCAGCTCACCGCGCTCGCCGACGAGACCGTGCGGGGCACCGCCGCGCAGGAGGAGAGCGCGGAGGGCCTCTACCAGTCGACCAAATGGCGCGTGGCGATCATGCTGAGTCTGAGCGCTCTGATCGGTGTGCTGCTCGCGGTCGCCACGAGCCGCATGATCGTACGTCCGCTGTCGCGCTGCGTGGCAGTCCTGAACCGCATCCGCGACGGGGACCTCACGGCTCGCGCCGGCGTCGGCAGCCGGGACGAGGTCGGCCAGATGGCCGGCGCCCTGAACCACACGGCCGCCGCGATGGCTCAGATGGTGGGGAAGGTGCACAGCAGCGCCGACGTGCTCGCCTCCGCCTCCGAGGAGTTGTCCGCCGTCTCGGGCGAGCTGTCGGTCTCCGCCGAGGAGACCTCCGCTCAGGTCAGCACGGTCTCCGCATCGGCCGGCCGGGTCTCCGAGGGCGTGCAGGCGGTCTCCGCCGGCGCCGACGAGATGGGCGTGTCGATCCGGGAGATCGCGAACAGCGCCAACGAGGCGGCGGGGGTCGCCGCCGAGGCGGCCCGGACCGCCGAGAACACGAACCGCAGCGTGTCCCGGCTCGGTGAGGCGTCGACCCAGATCAGCACGGTCGTCGCCCTGATCACCTCGATCGCCGAGCAGACGAACCTGCTGGCCCTGAACGCCACGATCGAGGCGGCCCGGGCCGGCGAGCAGGGCAAGGGCTTCGCCGTCGTCGCCTCCGAGGTGAAGGACCTGGCGCAGGAGACCGCCCGGGCCACCAGCGAGATCACCGCCCAGGTCGCGTCGATCCAGACCGAGGCGGAGGGCGCGGTGCACGCCATCGGGCAGATCGCCCAGGTCATCGGCACGATAAACGACTACGCCACGACGATCGCCGCGGCCGTCGAGGAGCAGACCGCCACCACCGCCGAGATCGCTCGCAGCGTGGGACAGGCAGCCGAGGGCTCGACGGCGATCGCCGGCACGATCGCCGGGGTCGCGCAGGCCGCCCAGCAGGTGACCGCGGGCGCCTCGGAGACCCGGACGACGGCGGCGGAGCTCGCCCGCACGGCCGCCGACCTGCAGGCCACGGTCTCCGCCTACCGCACCTGA
- a CDS encoding serine hydrolase, which translates to MTRRGVLGLATASVLAGCGTPTSARSRTLVADESPFDPAPLTAVLTEYLRPTKANPRHPTYAGAVAVVLQDGKVAAKVAVGHALRYTAGPKELPAAQRVGMRTDSIFDLASLTKVYTAILLLQQVEKGRIDLDAPVVRYLPGFTGKGKSGITVRMLLTHTSGLPVGANPKNVLGTPMVAGAVPGKAFRYSSTGLMVAAELVEKATGKTLDAALKAGITGPLGLATTGFTPLKWLSKADQAKRLAATDARSSRGLLRGVVHDDVAAKLGGVIGSAGIFGTAHEVAVIGQLLLNGGVHNGKRLLAAATVAEMLRNQNKGLPAIDPDRPERPSDHGLGVTLRQPWFMGKLSSPATFGHTGFTGTSLLVHPGHQLVLALLTNRAHPNWSWADPDPLRAEVANVLAAQV; encoded by the coding sequence ATGACTCGCCGTGGCGTCCTCGGGTTGGCCACCGCTTCTGTGCTGGCCGGCTGCGGCACGCCGACGTCAGCGCGGTCCCGAACGCTGGTCGCCGACGAATCCCCGTTCGACCCGGCGCCGCTCACGGCCGTCCTCACCGAGTACCTGAGGCCGACCAAGGCCAATCCGAGACATCCCACCTACGCGGGCGCCGTCGCGGTGGTCCTGCAGGACGGCAAGGTCGCCGCGAAGGTCGCCGTCGGCCACGCGCTCCGCTATACGGCAGGACCCAAGGAACTGCCCGCGGCCCAGCGCGTCGGCATGCGCACCGACTCGATCTTCGACCTGGCGTCGCTGACGAAGGTCTACACGGCGATCCTCCTCCTCCAGCAGGTCGAGAAGGGGAGGATCGATCTGGACGCGCCGGTCGTCCGCTACCTTCCGGGTTTCACCGGTAAGGGCAAGAGCGGGATCACGGTACGCATGCTGCTCACTCACACGAGCGGCCTGCCGGTCGGGGCGAACCCGAAGAACGTCCTCGGAACCCCGATGGTCGCCGGCGCCGTGCCGGGTAAGGCGTTCCGCTACTCCAGCACCGGACTCATGGTCGCCGCCGAGCTGGTCGAGAAAGCCACCGGCAAGACCCTCGACGCCGCGCTGAAGGCCGGCATCACCGGCCCGCTCGGCCTCGCCACCACGGGTTTCACCCCACTGAAGTGGCTGTCCAAGGCCGACCAGGCCAAGCGTCTCGCCGCCACCGACGCCCGCAGCTCCCGGGGACTGCTGCGCGGCGTCGTCCACGACGACGTGGCGGCGAAGCTCGGCGGCGTGATCGGCAGCGCCGGGATCTTCGGCACCGCCCACGAGGTGGCCGTCATCGGCCAGCTGCTGCTGAACGGCGGCGTCCACAACGGGAAACGGCTGCTCGCCGCCGCGACCGTGGCCGAGATGCTGCGGAACCAGAACAAGGGCCTGCCGGCGATCGACCCGGACCGCCCGGAACGTCCCTCCGACCACGGCCTCGGCGTGACGCTGCGCCAGCCCTGGTTCATGGGGAAGCTGTCGTCGCCCGCGACGTTCGGGCACACCGGTTTCACCGGCACGTCCCTGCTGGTCCATCCCGGCCACCAGCTGGTGCTCGCCCTGCTGACCAACCGGGCGCACCCGAACTGGAGCTGGGCTGACCCGGATCCGCTGCGCGCCGAGGTGGCGAACGTGCTCGCCGCGCAGGTTTAA